A window from Peromyscus eremicus chromosome 5, PerEre_H2_v1, whole genome shotgun sequence encodes these proteins:
- the Ankrd16 gene encoding ankyrin repeat domain-containing protein 16 isoform X1 — protein MAPPGDPRRLCRLVQEGRLRALKEELEVARGCQGPAGDTLLHCAARHGRLDILAYLVEAWSMDIEAANRDYKRPLHEAASMGHRDCVCYLLDRGAAVDSLKKADWTPLMMACTRKNLEVIRVLVEHGANPLLKNKDGWNSFHIASREGDPVVLQYLLTVCPDAWKTESKIRRTPLHTAAMHGCFEAVQELLDRCHYEPDCRDNCGVTPFMDAIQCGHVNIAKLLLEKHKACSSAEDSLGAQALHRAAVTGQDEAIRFLVSSLGIDVDVRAKSTQLTALHYAAKEGQTSTVQTLLSLGADINSKDERNRSALHLACAGQHVACTKFLLQSGLKDSEDLTGTLAQQLTKSIDILQDF, from the exons ATGGCTCCGCCTGGGGATCCCAGGCGCCTCTGCAGGCTGGTGCAGGAGGGCCGGCTGCGCGCTCTGAAAGAGGAGCTGGAGGTAGCCAGAGGTTGCCAGGGGCCAGCCGGGGACACCCTTCTCCACTGTGCGGCCCGCCACGGGCGCCTGGACATCCTAGCTTATCTAGTGGAGGCTTGGAGTATGGACATCGAGGCTGCCAACCGAGACTACAAGCGGCCTCTGCACGAAGCTGCCTCTATGGGCCACCGGGACTGCGTGTGCTACCTCTTGGACCGAGGTGCAGCCGTGGACTCCTTGAAGAAGGCCGACTG GACTCCTCTGATGATGGCTTGTACAAGGAAGAACCTTGAAGTGATCCGGGTCCTTGTGGAACACGGCGCCAATCCGCTCCTGAAGAACAAGGATGGCTGGAACAGTTTCCACATTGCCAGTAGAGAAGGCGACCCTGTGGTCCTCCAGTACTTGCTCACTGTCTGCCCGGATGCTTGGAAAACAGAGAGCAAAATTAGAAGAACTCCTTTACACACTGCAG CGATGCATGGCTGTTTCGAAGCAGTACAAGAGCTTCTTGATAG GTGTCACTATGAACCAGACTGTAGAGATAACTGTGGCGTCACGCCCTTCATGGATGCAATTCAGTGTGGCCATGTTAACATAGCCAAGCTGCTCCTTGAAAAACACAAG GCTTGCTCTTCAGCTGAAGATAGTCTGGGGGCCCAGGCTCTACACCGGGCAGCAGTCACTGGGCAGGATGAAGCCATACGATTCCTGGTGTCCAGTCTTGGCATTGATGTAGATGTGAGAGCAAAGTCAACCCAGCTAACAGCACTTCATTATGCAGCCAAG GAAGGACAGACGAGCACAGTTCAAACTCTGTTATCCCTGGGTGCAGACATCAACTCTAAAGATGAAAGAAATCGCTCAG CCCTGCATCTGGCCTGTGCAGGTCAGCATGTGGCTTGCACCAAGTTCCTCCTGCAGTCAGGACTGAAGGATTCTGAAGACCTAACAGGCACCCTGGCCCAGCAACTCACAAAGAGTATAGATATCCTTCAGGACTTTTGA
- the Ankrd16 gene encoding ankyrin repeat domain-containing protein 16 isoform X3, with translation MAPPGDPRRLCRLVQEGRLRALKEELEVARGCQGPAGDTLLHCAARHGRLDILAYLVEAWSMDIEAANRDYKRPLHEAASMGHRDCVCYLLDRGAAVDSLKKADWTPLMMACTRKNLEVIRVLVEHGANPLLKNKDGWNSFHIASREGDPVVLQYLLTVCPDAWKTESKIRRTPLHTAAMHGCFEAVQELLDRCHYEPDCRDNCGVTPFMDAIQCGHVNIAKLLLEKHKACSSAEDSLGAQALHRAAVTGQDEAIRFLVSSLGIDVDVRAKSTQLTALHYAAKPCIWPVQVSMWLAPSSSCSQD, from the exons ATGGCTCCGCCTGGGGATCCCAGGCGCCTCTGCAGGCTGGTGCAGGAGGGCCGGCTGCGCGCTCTGAAAGAGGAGCTGGAGGTAGCCAGAGGTTGCCAGGGGCCAGCCGGGGACACCCTTCTCCACTGTGCGGCCCGCCACGGGCGCCTGGACATCCTAGCTTATCTAGTGGAGGCTTGGAGTATGGACATCGAGGCTGCCAACCGAGACTACAAGCGGCCTCTGCACGAAGCTGCCTCTATGGGCCACCGGGACTGCGTGTGCTACCTCTTGGACCGAGGTGCAGCCGTGGACTCCTTGAAGAAGGCCGACTG GACTCCTCTGATGATGGCTTGTACAAGGAAGAACCTTGAAGTGATCCGGGTCCTTGTGGAACACGGCGCCAATCCGCTCCTGAAGAACAAGGATGGCTGGAACAGTTTCCACATTGCCAGTAGAGAAGGCGACCCTGTGGTCCTCCAGTACTTGCTCACTGTCTGCCCGGATGCTTGGAAAACAGAGAGCAAAATTAGAAGAACTCCTTTACACACTGCAG CGATGCATGGCTGTTTCGAAGCAGTACAAGAGCTTCTTGATAG GTGTCACTATGAACCAGACTGTAGAGATAACTGTGGCGTCACGCCCTTCATGGATGCAATTCAGTGTGGCCATGTTAACATAGCCAAGCTGCTCCTTGAAAAACACAAG GCTTGCTCTTCAGCTGAAGATAGTCTGGGGGCCCAGGCTCTACACCGGGCAGCAGTCACTGGGCAGGATGAAGCCATACGATTCCTGGTGTCCAGTCTTGGCATTGATGTAGATGTGAGAGCAAAGTCAACCCAGCTAACAGCACTTCATTATGCAGCCAAG CCCTGCATCTGGCCTGTGCAGGTCAGCATGTGGCTTGCACCAAGTTCCTCCTGCAGTCAGGACTGA
- the Ankrd16 gene encoding ankyrin repeat domain-containing protein 16 isoform X2 → MAPPGDPRRLCRLVQEGRLRALKEELEVARGCQGPAGDTLLHCAARHGRLDILAYLVEAWSMDIEAANRDYKRPLHEAASMGHRDCVCYLLDRGAAVDSLKKADWTPLMMACTRKNLEVIRVLVEHGANPLLKNKDGWNSFHIASREGDPVVLQYLLTVCPDAWKTESKIRRTPLHTAAMHGCFEAVQELLDRCHYEPDCRDNCGVTPFMDAIQCGHVNIAKLLLEKHKACSSAEDSLGAQALHRAAVTGQDEAIRFLVSSLGIDVDVRAKSTQLTALHYAAKR, encoded by the exons ATGGCTCCGCCTGGGGATCCCAGGCGCCTCTGCAGGCTGGTGCAGGAGGGCCGGCTGCGCGCTCTGAAAGAGGAGCTGGAGGTAGCCAGAGGTTGCCAGGGGCCAGCCGGGGACACCCTTCTCCACTGTGCGGCCCGCCACGGGCGCCTGGACATCCTAGCTTATCTAGTGGAGGCTTGGAGTATGGACATCGAGGCTGCCAACCGAGACTACAAGCGGCCTCTGCACGAAGCTGCCTCTATGGGCCACCGGGACTGCGTGTGCTACCTCTTGGACCGAGGTGCAGCCGTGGACTCCTTGAAGAAGGCCGACTG GACTCCTCTGATGATGGCTTGTACAAGGAAGAACCTTGAAGTGATCCGGGTCCTTGTGGAACACGGCGCCAATCCGCTCCTGAAGAACAAGGATGGCTGGAACAGTTTCCACATTGCCAGTAGAGAAGGCGACCCTGTGGTCCTCCAGTACTTGCTCACTGTCTGCCCGGATGCTTGGAAAACAGAGAGCAAAATTAGAAGAACTCCTTTACACACTGCAG CGATGCATGGCTGTTTCGAAGCAGTACAAGAGCTTCTTGATAG GTGTCACTATGAACCAGACTGTAGAGATAACTGTGGCGTCACGCCCTTCATGGATGCAATTCAGTGTGGCCATGTTAACATAGCCAAGCTGCTCCTTGAAAAACACAAG GCTTGCTCTTCAGCTGAAGATAGTCTGGGGGCCCAGGCTCTACACCGGGCAGCAGTCACTGGGCAGGATGAAGCCATACGATTCCTGGTGTCCAGTCTTGGCATTGATGTAGATGTGAGAGCAAAGTCAACCCAGCTAACAGCACTTCATTATGCAGCCAAG CGGTAA